A window of Marinobacter salarius contains these coding sequences:
- the thiE gene encoding thiamine phosphate synthase, translating to MAELTPSGTFSAQTTAKGLKPGLYAITDSELLAEDRLLVAVEAALRGGAVLVQYREKKAPEPERLKQAQDLAALCHNARVPLIINDDPELARRCGAAGVHLGQSDGSLAMARRLLGDHAIIGATCHADLALASSADADGADYLAFGRFFNSTTKPDAPVAEPSVLTKSRQFGKPVTAIGGITIDNGEGLIRAGADLLAVVGGLFDGDVATIEERARQFSRLFAQHHPLFSSSASQES from the coding sequence GTGGCAGAGCTAACGCCTTCCGGTACCTTCAGTGCCCAGACCACCGCCAAGGGCCTGAAACCAGGCCTCTACGCCATTACCGACAGCGAACTACTAGCGGAAGACCGACTGCTGGTCGCGGTTGAGGCGGCCCTTCGAGGCGGGGCCGTGTTGGTGCAATACCGTGAAAAGAAGGCGCCAGAGCCGGAACGGCTGAAACAGGCGCAGGACCTGGCGGCCCTTTGTCACAACGCCCGCGTGCCACTGATCATCAACGATGATCCCGAGCTGGCCCGGCGCTGCGGGGCCGCCGGCGTGCATCTGGGCCAGTCCGATGGTTCCCTGGCAATGGCCAGACGGCTACTTGGTGACCATGCCATTATTGGCGCAACCTGCCATGCCGACCTGGCACTGGCGTCCAGTGCGGACGCGGACGGCGCCGATTATCTGGCCTTTGGCCGCTTCTTTAACTCAACCACGAAGCCTGACGCGCCCGTCGCTGAGCCTTCAGTTCTGACCAAGTCACGGCAGTTTGGCAAACCCGTAACCGCCATTGGGGGCATTACTATAGATAACGGCGAAGGCCTGATCCGCGCCGGCGCCGACTTGCTGGCCGTGGTCGGCGGCCTGTTCGATGGTGACGTTGCCACCATTGAAGAGCGCGCACGCCAATTTAGCCGGCTGTTTGCGCAACATCACCCACTTTTTTCATCGTCCGCATCTCAGGAGTCCTGA
- the hemJ gene encoding protoporphyrinogen oxidase HemJ, with product MLWVKALHVVSMVCWFAGLFYLPRLFVYHAACEDEPGRQRFKIMERKLYRGITTPSMVATVVFGLWLIGYNVEGYMSQGWIHAKLLLVVLLIGYHFYCGHLVKVFRDDQNTRSHVFYRWFNEMPVLALVAVVILAVVKPF from the coding sequence ATGCTGTGGGTCAAAGCCCTGCATGTTGTGTCCATGGTGTGCTGGTTCGCCGGCCTTTTCTACCTGCCAAGACTGTTTGTCTATCACGCCGCCTGTGAGGACGAACCTGGCCGCCAGCGCTTCAAGATTATGGAGCGCAAGCTCTATCGCGGAATCACCACTCCGTCGATGGTGGCGACGGTTGTTTTTGGTCTCTGGCTCATCGGTTACAATGTTGAGGGCTATATGAGCCAGGGCTGGATTCACGCCAAACTGTTGTTGGTTGTCCTGCTGATCGGCTACCACTTCTACTGCGGGCATCTGGTGAAGGTGTTCCGCGATGACCAGAACACCCGTAGCCACGTGTTCTACCGCTGGTTTAACGAGATGCCCGTTCTGGCACTGGTCGCCGTCGTCATTCTCGCTGTCGTCAAACCCTTCTGA
- the erpA gene encoding iron-sulfur cluster insertion protein ErpA, with the protein MSVVQQQAITPLFFSDGAVSKVRELVDEEGNSDLKLRVFVTGGGCSGFQYGFSFDEAQDEEDTVIERDGVMLLVDPMSYQYLVGATVDYQEGLQGSQFVVQNPNASSTCGCGSSFSI; encoded by the coding sequence TTGAGTGTAGTTCAGCAACAAGCAATCACACCGCTGTTTTTCAGTGACGGCGCGGTATCCAAAGTACGGGAGCTGGTGGACGAGGAGGGTAACTCCGACCTCAAGCTTCGCGTGTTTGTCACCGGTGGCGGCTGTTCCGGTTTCCAGTATGGTTTCTCATTTGATGAAGCGCAGGATGAGGAAGACACCGTCATCGAAAGGGATGGCGTGATGTTGCTTGTGGATCCTATGAGTTACCAGTATCTGGTCGGGGCAACCGTGGATTATCAGGAAGGGTTGCAGGGTTCTCAGTTTGTCGTGCAGAACCCCAACGCCAGTTCTACGTGTGGCTGTGGTAGCTCCTTCTCGATCTGA
- a CDS encoding DUF6776 family protein — MSEHRKPAEEYVVIRHRRGYRLRRSLILLTFSILAAVLGYVTGMAQGGFRFSTAEESRDLLEEQVEDLREQNREASQQLVNLERGRTIDAQALNQTRRSIVDLETRIASLKADLTFYKNIMAPSETSKGLQVDRFTMQQGREDDTYGFKLVLTQIGDNKSYISGVVAVNVIGMRNEDKEVIALRDLSDDIDDLGVKFRFRYFQDVEGLLRVPDGFEPVELQVVARAEGRKSSQAERTFDWDELTEN, encoded by the coding sequence GTGAGCGAACACAGAAAACCCGCTGAAGAATACGTCGTTATCCGGCATCGCCGGGGTTATCGTTTGCGCCGCAGCTTGATATTGCTGACGTTTTCCATCCTCGCTGCGGTGCTGGGGTATGTGACCGGTATGGCACAGGGTGGATTCCGTTTTTCAACTGCCGAAGAGTCCCGCGACCTGCTGGAAGAGCAGGTTGAAGACCTTCGAGAGCAAAACCGCGAGGCCAGCCAGCAACTGGTCAACCTGGAGCGGGGGCGAACTATAGATGCACAGGCCCTGAATCAGACGAGAAGGAGCATTGTTGATCTGGAAACCCGGATCGCGTCACTGAAAGCGGATCTGACTTTCTATAAAAACATCATGGCACCCTCGGAAACCAGCAAAGGTCTGCAGGTTGATCGATTCACGATGCAGCAGGGCCGCGAGGACGACACCTACGGTTTTAAGTTGGTACTAACCCAGATTGGTGACAACAAGAGTTATATATCGGGCGTGGTAGCGGTGAACGTCATCGGCATGCGAAACGAAGACAAAGAAGTGATCGCGCTACGGGATCTGTCCGATGATATCGACGATTTGGGAGTCAAGTTCCGCTTCCGGTATTTTCAGGATGTAGAGGGGCTTTTACGAGTGCCGGACGGTTTCGAGCCCGTAGAGTTGCAGGTGGTTGCCCGTGCTGAAGGCAGGAAATCGTCTCAGGCCGAACGAACTTTTGATTGGGATGAATTAACGGAGAACTGA
- a CDS encoding hydroxymethylpyrimidine/phosphomethylpyrimidine kinase produces the protein MIISGLDPSGGAGIQADIQAVTALGCHPLPVLSCLTVQDTRNVYNATATDPDIVRQQLECLAGDTPIHAIKTGALGNADVVDVLVDFLADHPDIPLITDPVIKAAGGGDLADEALIARMKERLFRHAEMITPNSIELALLGEDEDPAQAARKLLIAGCQSVLATGGHGEGEDIINTLYHQTEEPSHFYIERVGGEYHGTGCTLAASIAAGRASGLSAAAAIDQAQDYVLRAIRHALRVGKGQPVPDRGIPWQS, from the coding sequence CTGATTATTTCTGGCCTGGACCCCTCCGGCGGCGCCGGCATCCAGGCCGATATCCAGGCAGTGACCGCCCTCGGCTGTCACCCGCTGCCAGTGTTGTCCTGCCTGACCGTGCAAGACACCCGTAACGTATACAACGCCACCGCAACGGATCCGGACATCGTCCGCCAACAACTGGAATGCCTGGCCGGGGACACCCCCATTCACGCCATCAAAACCGGTGCCCTCGGCAACGCCGATGTGGTGGATGTACTGGTGGACTTTCTCGCCGACCACCCGGACATCCCGCTGATTACCGATCCGGTGATCAAGGCCGCCGGTGGCGGCGACCTCGCCGACGAAGCGCTGATTGCACGCATGAAGGAACGCCTGTTCCGACACGCCGAGATGATTACGCCCAACAGCATTGAATTGGCCCTGCTGGGCGAGGACGAAGATCCGGCGCAAGCGGCCCGCAAGCTGCTAATCGCTGGTTGCCAGTCGGTACTGGCCACCGGGGGGCACGGCGAAGGCGAGGACATCATCAACACCCTCTACCACCAGACTGAAGAACCTTCCCATTTTTACATTGAGCGGGTTGGTGGTGAGTATCACGGCACCGGGTGCACCCTGGCGGCTTCGATCGCCGCTGGCAGGGCATCAGGCCTCTCAGCCGCGGCAGCGATTGACCAGGCGCAGGACTACGTCCTCCGTGCGATCCGGCACGCTCTGCGAGTCGGCAAAGGGCAACCGGTACCCGACCGGGGCATTCCGTGGCAGAGCTAA
- a CDS encoding anhydro-N-acetylmuramic acid kinase: MKTWIGLMSGTSMDGIDAILVSFSGQTIQVHATHTTTYPDDIRRRLYNLSQNWGTPDDVGELDHAVGSLFALAAKTVIDKSSVPASSINAIGSHGQTLRHHPDSSAPFSLQIGDPTVITERTGITTVADFRRRDLAAGGEGAPLVPAFHKAFFSSAGESRCILNLGGIANITHLPADADEPITGFDTGPANALMDAWCMDQTGRAFDEDGAWAEEGEINQALLSDLLSDAYFSRQPPKSTGTEKFNLEWIKTQLRRHPDLSGADVQRTLLELTAVSVAQQLPQSPGTTIFACGGGAKNRILMRALQRTCSPARLASTDDLGLDPQWVEPAAFAWLASQTLSGKPGNVPEVTGAEGKRILGAVYYA, encoded by the coding sequence ATGAAAACCTGGATTGGATTGATGTCTGGCACCAGCATGGACGGCATTGACGCCATACTGGTGTCATTCAGCGGCCAAACAATCCAGGTGCATGCCACCCACACCACCACCTACCCAGACGACATACGCCGAAGACTGTATAATCTCAGCCAGAACTGGGGAACGCCGGACGACGTCGGCGAGCTTGATCACGCCGTCGGCTCACTGTTTGCCCTCGCAGCGAAGACCGTGATCGATAAATCCAGCGTCCCGGCCTCATCCATTAACGCCATCGGTAGCCACGGCCAGACCCTGCGACACCATCCTGATAGCTCAGCACCTTTCTCCCTGCAGATTGGCGACCCAACCGTTATCACTGAGCGAACGGGCATCACGACGGTGGCGGACTTCAGGCGGCGCGATCTGGCGGCAGGCGGTGAGGGCGCCCCACTGGTGCCGGCATTTCATAAAGCCTTCTTTAGTTCTGCAGGCGAGAGCCGATGCATCCTGAATCTTGGCGGCATAGCCAATATCACCCATCTTCCAGCAGACGCCGACGAGCCGATAACCGGTTTTGATACAGGCCCCGCGAATGCGCTGATGGATGCCTGGTGCATGGATCAGACTGGCCGCGCGTTTGATGAAGACGGTGCATGGGCAGAGGAAGGTGAAATCAATCAGGCGCTGCTAAGCGACCTGCTTTCGGATGCCTACTTTTCACGCCAGCCACCCAAGAGCACAGGCACCGAAAAGTTCAATCTTGAGTGGATTAAGACTCAATTACGCCGCCACCCGGACCTCTCCGGCGCCGACGTACAACGCACCCTGCTTGAGTTAACAGCCGTGTCTGTCGCACAGCAATTGCCGCAATCACCGGGAACGACGATATTTGCGTGCGGGGGCGGTGCTAAAAACAGGATTCTGATGCGGGCGCTGCAAAGAACCTGCAGCCCGGCCCGCCTTGCTTCAACAGATGACCTTGGCCTGGACCCACAATGGGTAGAACCAGCCGCCTTTGCCTGGCTTGCCAGCCAGACTCTGTCCGGCAAGCCCGGAAATGTTCCGGAAGTGACCGGAGCAGAAGGAAAAAGAATATTAGGAGCGGTGTACTACGCCTGA
- a CDS encoding peptidoglycan DD-metalloendopeptidase family protein → MLKMFPKTHITIAAATSVVVAAAILMSPSADVEANRMAYSLDLDEGTVKSSGKPTPRMNEQPAADKMPEEDATVAPELASISDEPQLPEALDTAAAMAEVSEPELQWQEYKIKSGDTLSSLFGKAGFNDGIMLSVIHGSGEADKLQRLYAGETIAFATNDAGELAAIDLQRNLLETLHVEKTEEGFTGETVVREPDVKPAFASGVIDGSLYVAAREAGMSDRLAMEMAGIFGWNIDFVYDVRKGDRFEVVYEELYLDGEKFDTGNILSARFVNQGKEVIALQYTDSNGDTDYYGPDGSSMRKAFLRTPINARVSSSFNLQRRHPVLDVVRPHEGTDYAAPPGTPIKAAGHGRVQFAGWKGGYGRTVILKHGDNITTLYAHMSRLGKGIKNGTKVKQGDTIGHVGSSGMVTGPHLHYEFRINGSPRNSRKVKLPDAKPVPKSEMARFKGFAEQQVAKFELFRQNYQHLALAADE, encoded by the coding sequence GTGCTGAAAATGTTTCCGAAAACCCATATCACCATTGCCGCTGCGACCAGTGTTGTCGTTGCAGCCGCTATTCTGATGAGCCCCAGCGCCGATGTAGAAGCCAATAGAATGGCTTACTCGCTGGATCTCGACGAAGGCACCGTCAAGTCGTCAGGCAAGCCGACTCCCCGCATGAACGAACAGCCCGCTGCCGACAAGATGCCAGAAGAAGACGCAACAGTAGCACCTGAACTGGCATCCATCAGCGACGAGCCTCAGCTACCCGAAGCACTGGACACCGCTGCGGCCATGGCTGAGGTCAGCGAGCCAGAGCTGCAATGGCAGGAATACAAGATCAAGTCCGGCGACACACTTTCATCCCTGTTCGGCAAGGCCGGCTTCAACGACGGCATCATGCTGTCTGTGATCCACGGCTCTGGCGAAGCCGATAAGCTTCAGCGGCTCTATGCTGGCGAAACCATCGCGTTTGCAACCAATGACGCCGGCGAACTCGCTGCCATAGACCTCCAGCGCAACCTGCTGGAAACCCTTCACGTTGAAAAAACCGAAGAAGGTTTTACCGGCGAAACCGTGGTCCGCGAGCCCGACGTTAAACCAGCATTTGCCTCAGGCGTTATTGACGGCTCCCTCTATGTGGCCGCGCGCGAAGCGGGCATGAGCGACAGACTGGCCATGGAAATGGCTGGGATCTTCGGGTGGAACATCGACTTCGTATACGATGTTCGCAAGGGTGACCGGTTCGAAGTGGTGTATGAGGAACTGTATCTGGACGGTGAGAAATTCGATACCGGCAACATCCTGTCTGCCCGCTTTGTCAATCAGGGCAAGGAGGTCATTGCCCTGCAATACACCGACAGTAACGGCGATACCGACTATTACGGCCCGGACGGCAGTAGCATGCGCAAGGCGTTCCTGCGTACACCTATCAATGCCCGCGTCTCGTCTTCCTTTAACCTCCAACGCCGTCACCCGGTGCTGGACGTCGTTCGCCCGCACGAGGGCACTGACTACGCTGCGCCTCCAGGTACTCCTATAAAAGCCGCCGGGCACGGCAGGGTACAGTTTGCCGGCTGGAAAGGCGGCTACGGCCGCACGGTCATTCTCAAGCACGGCGACAACATTACAACCCTCTATGCCCACATGAGCCGACTCGGCAAAGGCATCAAGAATGGGACCAAGGTCAAGCAGGGTGACACCATTGGCCATGTCGGCTCTTCCGGCATGGTCACCGGACCCCACCTGCACTATGAATTCCGGATCAACGGCTCCCCGAGAAACTCGCGGAAGGTTAAGCTCCCTGATGCGAAACCAGTGCCCAAGTCAGAAATGGCCCGCTTCAAGGGATTTGCCGAGCAGCAAGTTGCCAAGTTCGAGCTGTTCCGCCAGAACTACCAGCATCTAGCCCTGGCCGCCGACGAGTGA
- the argC gene encoding N-acetyl-gamma-glutamyl-phosphate reductase: MIKVGIVGGTGYTGVELLRILAVHPDVTVSCITSRSEAGMPVADMYPNLRGHYDLAFSEPDVKTLAACDLVFFATPHGVAMRMMPELMAAGTRVVDLSADFRLRDLDVWAEWYGMPHESPEWAEKAVYGLPEVVRDKIRTAQLVANPGCYPTAVQLGFLPLLESGLVDPSRLIADAKSGASGAGRQGKIGMLHGEVGESFKAYGASGHRHLPEIRQGLSQAAGVDVGVTFVPHLIPMVRGIEATLYAELRNPADFDRLQSLFEDRFQNEPFVDVMPFGSHPETRSVRGANNCRMALHRQEQSNIVIVSSVIDNLVKGAAGQAVQNMNIMFDLKETLGLEAPALLP, from the coding sequence GTGATAAAAGTAGGCATTGTAGGTGGTACCGGTTATACCGGTGTTGAGCTTCTGAGGATTCTTGCGGTTCACCCGGACGTAACGGTGAGTTGCATCACGTCTCGTTCGGAGGCCGGCATGCCGGTCGCTGATATGTATCCGAACCTTCGCGGCCACTACGACCTTGCCTTTTCCGAGCCGGACGTAAAAACGCTGGCAGCCTGTGATCTGGTCTTTTTCGCCACGCCTCACGGTGTGGCCATGCGGATGATGCCGGAACTGATGGCAGCCGGAACCCGTGTTGTGGATTTATCAGCGGACTTCCGCCTCCGGGATCTGGATGTCTGGGCCGAGTGGTACGGCATGCCTCATGAAAGTCCCGAATGGGCGGAGAAAGCGGTTTATGGCCTGCCGGAAGTGGTGCGTGACAAGATCCGTACAGCACAACTTGTGGCTAACCCAGGCTGTTATCCCACAGCTGTCCAGTTGGGGTTTCTGCCATTGCTGGAGAGCGGGCTGGTCGATCCGTCACGACTGATCGCGGACGCCAAGTCAGGCGCAAGTGGTGCTGGGCGTCAGGGCAAGATCGGCATGCTGCACGGTGAGGTGGGCGAGAGCTTCAAGGCCTATGGCGCATCCGGCCACCGTCATCTTCCGGAAATTCGCCAGGGTTTGTCGCAGGCGGCGGGTGTTGATGTTGGTGTTACCTTCGTGCCGCACCTGATTCCGATGGTCCGGGGAATCGAGGCGACTCTCTACGCGGAGCTTCGGAACCCCGCTGACTTTGACCGCCTCCAGTCGCTGTTTGAAGACCGCTTCCAGAATGAGCCTTTCGTGGACGTGATGCCTTTTGGCAGCCATCCGGAAACCCGCAGTGTCCGCGGTGCCAACAACTGTCGTATGGCCCTTCACCGTCAGGAACAGAGCAACATTGTGATCGTTTCATCGGTCATTGATAACCTGGTAAAAGGCGCAGCAGGGCAGGCGGTCCAGAACATGAACATCATGTTTGACCTCAAGGAAACCCTCGGGCTGGAAGCGCCCGCGCTGCTACCATAG
- a CDS encoding polymer-forming cytoskeletal protein has protein sequence MLGKKKQKPRRPAGHFDTLVSSRTTVKGDVHFSGGLHVDGTIRGRVVAEEGGDAVLRLSEVGSVEGDIVAPHVIVNGTVHGDVYASTHLELAEKASIHGNVYYNLIEMAMGASVNGSLVHQNEPVGLLSRDKQPNAIGDAVPEGKPEEKESMGVHGKE, from the coding sequence ATGCTTGGCAAAAAGAAACAGAAACCACGGCGCCCCGCTGGGCACTTCGATACCCTGGTTTCATCCCGCACGACGGTTAAGGGGGATGTGCATTTCTCCGGTGGGCTGCATGTGGATGGCACTATTCGCGGTCGGGTGGTTGCCGAAGAAGGCGGCGATGCGGTGTTGCGGTTGTCTGAAGTGGGCTCCGTGGAGGGTGACATTGTTGCCCCCCATGTAATCGTAAACGGTACGGTTCATGGTGATGTGTACGCATCAACGCACCTTGAACTGGCCGAAAAAGCCTCCATCCATGGCAACGTCTACTACAATCTGATTGAGATGGCCATGGGCGCGTCTGTCAACGGAAGCCTGGTTCACCAGAACGAGCCGGTAGGTTTGTTGAGCAGGGACAAACAGCCGAACGCTATCGGAGACGCTGTCCCGGAAGGAAAACCGGAGGAGAAAGAATCGATGGGAGTGCACGGCAAGGAATAG
- the tyrS gene encoding tyrosine--tRNA ligase translates to MASIDEALAVIKRGMDELIPEEGLIEKLREGRPLRIKAGFDPTAPDLHLGHTVLINKLRQFQDLGHEVIFLIGDFTGMIGDPTGKSATRPPLTEAQVAANAITYKEQVFKILDKEKTRVVFNSDWMSKLSAADMIRLAGQYTVARMLERDDFTKRYRAEQPIAIHEFLYPLVQGYDSVALEADVELGGTDQKFNLLMGRILQKHYGQKPQAVLTMPLLEGLDGVQKMSKSLGNYVGVNDSPGEMYTKLLSMPDDLLWRYFELLSFRPLAEVDEFRAAVSGGANPQDYKKLLAEEIITRFHDAEAAATAHKSAGNRVGLGEIPENVPTIEVSLSGQEQLPVATVLRLAGLVKNGAAARDVLGRGAVFIDGEKHEGDRFFNLGDDCVVQAGKKKIARVVITD, encoded by the coding sequence ATGGCATCTATTGATGAGGCGCTGGCCGTTATCAAACGCGGCATGGATGAGTTGATCCCCGAGGAAGGGTTGATTGAGAAGCTCCGGGAGGGGCGCCCTCTCAGGATAAAGGCCGGATTCGATCCTACGGCCCCAGATCTTCACTTGGGCCATACGGTTCTGATCAACAAGCTGCGACAGTTCCAGGACCTGGGGCATGAAGTGATCTTCCTTATAGGGGATTTCACCGGAATGATCGGTGATCCCACCGGCAAGAGTGCAACTCGCCCGCCTCTGACGGAAGCGCAGGTTGCTGCCAACGCCATTACCTATAAAGAGCAGGTGTTCAAGATCCTGGATAAGGAAAAGACACGTGTGGTGTTTAACTCCGACTGGATGAGCAAGCTTTCTGCGGCTGACATGATTCGTCTGGCGGGGCAGTATACGGTTGCCCGTATGCTCGAGCGCGATGATTTCACCAAGCGCTACCGTGCCGAGCAGCCCATCGCCATTCATGAGTTCCTGTATCCACTGGTTCAGGGGTATGACTCGGTCGCCCTTGAGGCTGATGTGGAGCTGGGCGGGACAGATCAGAAGTTCAACCTCTTGATGGGGCGGATTCTCCAGAAGCACTATGGTCAGAAGCCGCAGGCTGTATTGACCATGCCGTTGCTGGAAGGGCTGGATGGTGTCCAGAAGATGTCAAAGTCGTTGGGCAACTATGTCGGCGTTAATGATTCGCCCGGTGAAATGTACACCAAGCTGTTGTCCATGCCGGATGACCTCCTGTGGCGTTATTTTGAATTGCTGAGCTTCCGGCCGTTGGCGGAAGTGGATGAGTTTCGTGCTGCAGTGTCCGGAGGTGCAAATCCGCAGGACTACAAAAAGCTGCTTGCAGAAGAAATTATCACTCGCTTCCATGACGCTGAAGCGGCGGCGACAGCGCACAAGTCCGCGGGTAACCGGGTGGGCCTGGGTGAAATACCCGAGAACGTGCCGACTATCGAGGTTTCCCTCTCCGGGCAGGAGCAATTGCCCGTTGCTACAGTGCTTCGCCTCGCAGGGTTGGTGAAGAATGGGGCCGCTGCCAGAGACGTACTTGGGCGTGGCGCTGTCTTTATTGATGGTGAAAAGCACGAGGGTGATCGCTTCTTTAATCTGGGCGACGACTGCGTTGTGCAGGCGGGTAAGAAGAAAATTGCTCGCGTAGTGATCACGGATTGA
- a CDS encoding chloride channel protein, translating into MRKLRNKITENLIPVFRRRLSGVDALPQLAVLGLLSGLFTGGVILVFRLAIEWPLEYFLPGDGSESFEELDILTRAILPLAGAVALGLLMHNLATHDRKVGIVHVMERLNYHQGYISVRSALVQFVTGVGTVITGQSAGREGPAVHLGAAISSLMGQWMRLPNNSIRTLVACGCAAAISASFNTPISGVIFAMEVVMMEYTIAGFTPIILASVTAAVVTQAAYGSEPAFSVPPLTMNSLLEIPWIIAIAIIIGVAAAAFIQLIDTTGRHHHRPVLLRLTIAGLLMVPFAIVVPEVMGIGYDTVQFTIDNQLPFWLLLGAGIAKLLITSVTLGLGMPSGVIGPTLFMGATLGGAMGLIGAQILPDMASSVGFYAMLGMGAMMGAVLQAPLAALMALMELTRNPHIILPGMLIITTSSLVTSEAFGKKSLFLTILKSQGLSYQNSPVIQALRRVSVGAIMDRSILRTERFLSRKEARKILKSEPKWLVVEGSSGPTGLLPAVDLARYMEDTKTSATDGEEDTAPEQIDLMDIPANRRDIAPVQYQATLEEALNEFDQTSVEALYVQRHVAPMIQRVYGVVLKSDIESYYQYRRS; encoded by the coding sequence ATGCGTAAACTGAGAAACAAGATCACTGAAAATCTGATCCCGGTTTTCCGACGCCGGCTGTCCGGTGTCGACGCCTTGCCGCAACTGGCTGTGCTCGGATTGCTATCCGGCCTGTTTACCGGTGGTGTGATTCTGGTGTTTCGCCTGGCCATTGAATGGCCGCTTGAGTACTTCCTGCCTGGCGACGGTTCTGAGTCGTTTGAAGAGTTGGACATTCTTACCCGCGCCATCCTGCCATTGGCGGGTGCCGTTGCGCTAGGCCTGCTGATGCACAACCTGGCAACCCACGACCGCAAGGTGGGCATCGTGCACGTTATGGAACGCCTGAACTACCATCAGGGCTATATTTCCGTTCGCAGCGCGCTTGTCCAGTTCGTCACCGGTGTCGGCACCGTCATTACCGGCCAATCCGCCGGCCGGGAAGGCCCCGCCGTGCATCTTGGCGCTGCTATCTCCAGCCTGATGGGGCAATGGATGCGGCTACCCAACAACAGCATCCGGACCCTGGTCGCCTGCGGCTGCGCGGCCGCTATTTCCGCGTCTTTCAACACCCCCATTTCAGGCGTTATTTTCGCCATGGAAGTGGTGATGATGGAATACACCATCGCCGGTTTTACCCCTATCATTTTGGCATCCGTTACCGCAGCGGTGGTCACCCAGGCCGCGTATGGCTCAGAGCCAGCGTTCAGTGTGCCGCCCCTGACCATGAACTCCCTGCTGGAAATTCCGTGGATTATCGCCATTGCGATCATTATCGGGGTCGCGGCGGCGGCCTTTATACAACTGATCGACACCACCGGCCGCCACCACCACCGTCCGGTATTACTGCGGCTCACCATCGCCGGACTTCTCATGGTGCCCTTTGCCATTGTTGTACCGGAAGTGATGGGGATCGGATACGACACGGTCCAGTTCACGATCGACAACCAACTACCCTTCTGGCTATTGCTGGGCGCCGGCATCGCCAAGTTGTTGATCACTTCGGTCACCCTCGGCCTTGGCATGCCCAGCGGCGTGATTGGCCCCACCCTGTTCATGGGAGCCACACTGGGAGGTGCCATGGGATTGATTGGCGCCCAGATACTGCCGGATATGGCATCGTCCGTGGGCTTTTACGCCATGTTAGGCATGGGCGCCATGATGGGGGCCGTGCTGCAGGCACCGCTGGCAGCTCTCATGGCATTGATGGAGCTCACAAGGAATCCTCATATCATTCTTCCTGGCATGCTGATCATTACCACCTCAAGTCTGGTAACCAGCGAGGCCTTTGGCAAAAAGTCTTTGTTCCTGACCATACTCAAAAGCCAGGGCCTGAGTTACCAGAACTCCCCGGTCATCCAGGCTTTACGACGCGTGTCCGTCGGCGCCATCATGGACAGGAGCATCCTGCGAACCGAACGCTTCCTGTCACGCAAAGAAGCCAGAAAAATCCTCAAATCCGAACCAAAATGGCTAGTGGTGGAAGGCAGTAGCGGCCCCACTGGCCTGCTGCCTGCGGTGGACCTTGCACGCTACATGGAAGACACCAAAACGTCGGCAACGGACGGCGAAGAAGACACAGCCCCAGAGCAAATTGACCTGATGGACATTCCCGCCAATCGCCGGGACATCGCACCCGTGCAGTATCAGGCGACCCTGGAAGAAGCATTGAACGAGTTTGACCAGACCAGCGTAGAAGCCCTCTACGTACAGCGTCATGTTGCCCCGATGATCCAGCGCGTCTATGGCGTGGTACTGAAATCGGATATCGAGAGCTACTACCAATACCGACGGAGTTGA